One window from the genome of bacterium encodes:
- a CDS encoding efflux RND transporter permease subunit, which produces KERKEKEHEINNVISRLYMATAGFNEARVMFFTPGMIPGFGMAGGFELKLEDKTGGDIKVFEQNANRFLDELRKRPEIQYATTAFNTNFPQYQVDVNADRCKQSGLSVSSVLSALQGYVGGYYTSDFNRFGKQYRVLLQSEPQYRGNPEDMNNIFIRTSSGDMAPITEFISFRRVYGPESLTRFNMYTSISVNGGPNPGFSSGQAINAVKEIAAQTLPQGYGYEFSGSTREEIVSGSKSKLIFILSLIFVYFLLCAKYESFILPFSIILTLPIGISGSFIFAWMMGVENNIYLQISLIMLIGLLAKNAILIVEFALQRRRAGMTIVQSAINGATARLRPILMTSFSFIVSLIPLVISAGIGANGNHSIGAGAVGGMLVGTMIGILVIPVLFVIFQNIQEMLRKP; this is translated from the coding sequence AAGGAACGAAAAGAGAAAGAACATGAAATCAATAACGTCATAAGCAGGCTTTATATGGCGACGGCCGGTTTCAACGAGGCACGGGTCATGTTCTTTACGCCCGGTATGATTCCGGGCTTTGGTATGGCGGGAGGATTCGAACTAAAACTTGAGGATAAAACAGGCGGCGATATCAAAGTATTTGAACAGAATGCCAACCGTTTTCTGGATGAACTCCGAAAGCGCCCGGAAATTCAATATGCCACAACCGCCTTCAATACCAATTTCCCGCAATATCAGGTCGATGTCAACGCCGACAGGTGCAAGCAGTCGGGATTATCCGTAAGTTCGGTATTATCGGCATTGCAGGGATATGTCGGAGGGTATTACACATCGGACTTCAATCGTTTCGGGAAGCAGTATCGCGTTTTGTTGCAATCCGAGCCCCAATATCGCGGCAACCCGGAAGACATGAACAATATTTTCATACGAACATCGTCAGGCGATATGGCTCCGATTACGGAGTTTATCTCGTTCAGACGTGTTTATGGCCCGGAGAGTCTTACACGATTCAATATGTACACATCGATTTCGGTTAACGGCGGACCCAATCCGGGATTCAGTTCCGGGCAGGCTATCAATGCAGTTAAGGAAATCGCTGCGCAAACATTACCGCAAGGTTATGGATATGAGTTTTCAGGTTCCACCCGGGAAGAAATTGTCTCGGGAAGCAAGTCCAAGCTGATATTTATTCTGAGTCTTATTTTCGTTTACTTTTTGCTGTGCGCCAAGTATGAAAGCTTTATTCTGCCGTTCTCCATTATTTTAACACTTCCCATCGGTATATCGGGCTCTTTCATATTTGCATGGATGATGGGCGTGGAAAACAATATCTATCTCCAGATTTCTTTGATAATGCTCATCGGTTTACTGGCGAAAAACGCTATTCTGATAGTGGAATTCGCTTTGCAGCGCCGTCGTGCCGGAATGACCATCGTGCAGTCGGCAATCAATGGAGCAACCGCCCGGTTACGCCCGATTCTGATGACATCGTTCTCGTTTATCGTGAGTCTGATTCCGTTGGTTATCAGCGCCGGTATAGGCGCTAACGGAAACCATTCCATAGGAGCCGGCGCGGTTGGCGGTATGCTGGTTGGAACAATGATCGGGATTCTGGTTATACCGGTCTTGTTTGTGATTTTCCAAAATATCCAGGAAATGCTCAGAAAGCCTTAA
- a CDS encoding efflux transporter outer membrane subunit: MKIRYEIILLTLSLTVALAGCGTTRCLPPQAVETDGLFGNTPSTGTTSLADMPWNGLFADEHLQQLIGEGLEHNFDLQIAVQKVAEAEAYLQQSTAALLPDLTAAGAGTYNRNSESINPDGPRESNYYKLGLESSWEVDIWGKLRSTKRAYYANFLYSDAGRKAVQTRLIADIASAYYHLLALDAQLAITRETVQNYIDLVATMTAMKESGKVTGAAVMQSEAMRYAAEVTIPDIQQEILETQNTLCFLVGRNGGSAIERGTIEKQPPVPVMKIGIPAMLLENRPDVMEAKFLVIKAYEMTKNAHANFYPSLTITASSGLAAVKLDELFDPGSFAANIVGGLAQPVFDKKANITRLKVARAQQEEALLNFKSTLLNAGNEVQNALGSYQSSVSKAQLRGSQLEALIQSVDYTKELLTYGSANYTEVLNAQQSLLSARLSSVNDRQQQLRAVVSLYRSLGGGWKQ; encoded by the coding sequence ATGAAAATACGTTATGAAATCATACTCCTCACGCTCTCGTTAACCGTAGCACTCGCCGGATGCGGAACGACACGGTGCCTGCCGCCTCAGGCTGTTGAAACCGACGGTCTTTTTGGCAATACACCGTCCACGGGAACGACATCATTGGCGGATATGCCATGGAACGGGCTGTTCGCTGACGAGCATCTGCAACAACTCATCGGAGAGGGGCTTGAGCACAATTTCGACCTGCAGATTGCTGTACAGAAAGTTGCTGAAGCCGAGGCGTATCTTCAACAGAGCACGGCTGCGCTACTGCCGGATTTAACGGCGGCAGGCGCAGGAACGTATAATCGGAATTCCGAATCGATCAATCCGGACGGCCCTCGCGAAAGTAATTATTATAAACTGGGATTAGAGTCGAGCTGGGAAGTGGATATCTGGGGTAAGCTGCGAAGTACCAAGCGGGCATATTACGCCAATTTCCTCTATTCCGATGCGGGCAGAAAAGCGGTACAGACCCGTTTGATAGCCGATATCGCCAGCGCATACTATCACCTTCTGGCATTGGACGCCCAGTTGGCGATTACCAGAGAAACGGTGCAGAACTACATCGATCTGGTCGCCACCATGACAGCGATGAAAGAAAGCGGTAAAGTAACCGGCGCCGCGGTGATGCAAAGTGAAGCGATGCGGTATGCCGCCGAAGTAACTATCCCCGATATACAACAGGAAATTCTGGAAACCCAGAATACGCTTTGCTTCCTCGTGGGGCGCAACGGAGGGTCTGCCATCGAACGGGGAACAATCGAAAAACAACCCCCGGTGCCGGTTATGAAAATCGGCATTCCGGCCATGCTGCTCGAAAACCGTCCCGATGTCATGGAAGCGAAATTCCTGGTTATCAAGGCATATGAAATGACTAAAAACGCTCATGCAAATTTCTATCCTTCACTGACTATTACCGCATCGAGCGGACTTGCGGCGGTTAAACTGGATGAATTATTTGATCCGGGTTCGTTTGCCGCAAACATTGTTGGCGGACTGGCACAGCCTGTTTTCGATAAAAAAGCAAATATCACCAGATTGAAAGTTGCCAGAGCGCAACAGGAAGAGGCTTTACTGAATTTCAAGAGTACTCTGTTAAACGCGGGAAATGAGGTTCAGAATGCGCTGGGTTCATACCAGTCTTCTGTCAGCAAGGCACAGCTCCGGGGATCGCAGCTCGAGGCGTTGATTCAATCGGTCGATTACACGAAAGAATTGCTTACCTACGGCTCCGCAAACTATACGGAAGTACTCAATGCTCAACAGAGCTTGTTATCCGCACGGCTGAGCAGTGTCAACGACCGTCAGCAACAACTGAGAGCTGTCGTTTCTCTTTATCGCTCGCTTGGCGGGGGCTGGAAACAGTAA